One genomic window of Comamonas serinivorans includes the following:
- a CDS encoding Zn-ribbon domain-containing OB-fold protein, translated as MSDTIDLAKAGIELRHKAELDQGNFLIGYSATSGKYHYYPRENCPFSGAGDVTLVAPKGTGVVYSFTVVARKPEAGGDYNVVLVDLDEGVRLMSRIEGVDPHSVKIGQRVKTRVQVTDGKGLVVCDLA; from the coding sequence CGGGATCGAGCTGCGCCACAAGGCCGAGCTCGACCAGGGCAATTTCCTCATCGGATACAGCGCGACCAGCGGCAAGTACCACTACTACCCACGCGAGAACTGCCCCTTCAGCGGCGCGGGCGACGTCACCCTGGTGGCCCCCAAGGGCACCGGCGTGGTCTATTCCTTCACCGTGGTGGCGCGCAAGCCCGAGGCGGGCGGCGACTACAACGTGGTGCTGGTCGACCTGGACGAAGGCGTGCGCCTGATGAGCCGCATCGAGGGCGTGGACCCGCACTCGGTCAAGATCGGCCAGCGCGTGAAGACCCGCGTGCAGGTCACCGACGGCAAAGGCCTGGTGGTCTGCGATCTGGCGTGA
- a CDS encoding thiolase — protein sequence MTDLKSLRGSCAIAGVGLFGNGEAHGFTDMELLARSARIAIEDAGLTLADIDGIATCSVSASMWTMPVIEYLGIRPNYIDGTMIGGSSFIAHLLPAMMALQSGQCNAVLVCYGSVQRTAANGRKAQAPMRKQMDPQPYEHPYDPFNPASSYAMAAHRHMHQYGTTREQLAEVAVSARKWAQLNPEAFMRGPLSIEDVINAKPVTTPFTVRDCCLVTDGGGAFVLVRADRAKHLKQKPVYVLGNATACWNRQISSMHDLTVSAAQQSGQQAFAMAGLQPKDIGVLELYDAFTINTLLFLEDLGFVPKGEAGRFVEGGTIAPGGKLPVNTNGGGLSCTHPGMYGIFALIEAVRQLRGEGGDRQVQGVHTALAHGNGGTLSSQATAILGTADAL from the coding sequence ATGACCGATTTGAAATCCTTGCGCGGCAGCTGCGCGATTGCAGGCGTGGGCCTGTTTGGCAACGGCGAGGCCCACGGCTTCACCGACATGGAACTGCTGGCGCGCTCGGCGCGCATCGCCATCGAAGACGCCGGCCTCACGCTGGCCGACATCGACGGCATCGCCACCTGCTCGGTGTCCGCCTCGATGTGGACCATGCCCGTCATCGAGTACCTCGGCATCCGCCCGAACTACATCGACGGCACCATGATCGGTGGCTCGAGCTTCATCGCCCACCTGCTGCCGGCCATGATGGCGCTGCAGTCCGGCCAGTGCAACGCGGTGCTGGTCTGCTACGGCTCGGTGCAGCGCACGGCCGCCAACGGCCGCAAGGCGCAGGCGCCCATGCGCAAGCAGATGGACCCGCAGCCCTACGAGCACCCCTACGACCCGTTCAACCCGGCCAGCTCGTACGCCATGGCGGCGCACCGCCACATGCACCAGTACGGCACCACGCGCGAGCAGCTGGCCGAAGTGGCCGTGTCGGCACGCAAGTGGGCGCAGCTGAACCCCGAAGCCTTCATGCGTGGCCCGCTCTCCATCGAGGACGTGATCAACGCCAAGCCCGTGACCACGCCGTTCACCGTGCGCGATTGCTGCCTGGTGACCGATGGTGGCGGCGCCTTCGTGCTGGTGCGGGCCGACCGCGCCAAGCACCTGAAGCAAAAGCCGGTCTACGTGCTGGGCAACGCCACGGCGTGCTGGAACCGCCAGATCTCGTCCATGCACGACCTGACCGTGTCGGCCGCGCAGCAGTCGGGCCAACAGGCTTTTGCCATGGCCGGCCTGCAGCCCAAGGACATCGGCGTGCTCGAGCTGTACGACGCCTTCACCATCAACACGCTGCTGTTCCTGGAAGACCTGGGCTTCGTGCCCAAGGGCGAGGCCGGCCGTTTCGTCGAGGGCGGCACCATCGCCCCGGGCGGCAAGCTGCCCGTGAACACCAACGGCGGCGGCCTGTCGTGCACCCACCCGGGCATGTACGGCATCTTTGCCCTGATCGAAGCCGTGCGCCAACTGCGTGGCGAAGGCGGCGACCGCCAGGTGCAGGGCGTGCACACGGCCCTGGCCCATGGCAACGGCGGCACGCTGTCCAGCCAGGCCACGGCCATCCTGGGCACGGCCGACGCGCTGTGA